TCAGCAATTGTTGTTTCCGTTGAACTTGTTTTTTTCGTTAAATGAAATGGAATTGATTGCTGATTTACAACTTTCGTTGATGAACACCGGATTTGTTTTTGAAGAAACGAATGAAGATCATATTGTTATTTCGGGTATTCCGGTGAATGTTACCGAAAGTGAAGTTTCTATAGTTTTGGAACAATTATTAAGTGATTTACAAGACGGAATTCCGGAAAGTAGTTTCAGTCAAAATGATTCTATTGCTAAATCTATGGCCCGAAGTTTAGCCGTAAAAACCGGAACTTATTTAACCGAAAAAGAACAGGAAAATTTGGTAAACGGGCTTTTTGCCTGTAAAGACCCAAATGTTTCCCCATTTCAAAAACCTACTTTCATCACGATGCGTGTGGAAGATTTAGATAAAAAATTTGCCTTATGAGAAACGTAACCGAAACAGTCAAACAGTTAATTATTATTAATGTTTTGTTTTTTATTGGAACTCTGATTTTAGGGGATTCCGCATATAAAATTTTGGCTTTGCATTTTCCGGAAAATCCTGCTTTCGGATTCTGGCAACCGCTTTCTCATATGTTTATGCATGGAGGATTTATGCATATTTTCTTTAATATGTTTGCCTTGTATTCTTTTGGTTCTGCTTTAGAGCATATGTGGGGAAGTAAGAAATTTTTATTTTTTTATATTTCCTGTGGATTGGGTTCGGCTTTGTTGCACACCGGAGTGAATTATTACTATTTTCAAGAAAGTTTAAATACCTTGATGGCTAATGGATTTCCAAAATCTGAAATACTACAAGTCCTTAATGAAGGTAAAATAGATACCAGATGGCAGGAATTACTTTCTGTTTCGGATTTTCAGAATTTTACGAGTGCCTATTTAGGAACTGCGGTAGGTGCTTCGGGAGCAATTTACGGTATAATAGTAGCTTTTGCTTTTATGTTTCCTAATGCTGAATTGGCTTTAATGTTTATTCCTGTGCCTATAAAAGCTAAATACTTTGTGCCCGGTTTAGTTTTGGTCGATTTGTATCTAGGAATTTCGGGAAAGTCAATTTTCGGAGGTGGAGGAATTGCCCATTTTGCTCATGTTGGCGGCGCATTGTTCGGATTCATTATTATGTGGTATTGGAAGAAAAATCAGTTTAACCAAAATCGTTGGAATTAAGTACAGCTTCTATTTTGTAGCAACCAACTAAGTCAAAAAACTAAATCTAAATTATAAAAATGAGCAGTATTATTGACGATTTGAAATTACAATATAAGTTAGGAGGGATGCCCTTCAAGCTTATTGTATGGAATGTGATTTGCTTTTTGCTATCCTTGTTTTTTTATTCTTTCAAAAGAGGAACTTTTGATTTCCCCGAATGGATTGCTTTATCTTCGGATCCGTCTGTTTTTGTTATGAAACCATGGACTCTTTTGACCTACGCTTTTTTTCATGATGGATTTGGGCATTTGTTTTTCAATATGTTGGTTTTAAATTTTTCTGGCAACTTATTTTTGACTTATTTTACGCCTAAACAATTTTTAGGATTGTATGTTTTAAGTGCTGTATTTGCTGGTATTGCTTTTGTGTCCGGATTTTATTTTTTGAATTTGAGTTCATCCATTGTTGGAGCATCAGCAGCCATTATGGCTATTTTGGTAGCAACTACAACCTATTATCCATTGATGAATGTCAGGTTGTTGCTCATAGGAAATGTAAAATTGTGGCATATCACGGCGGTGATTCTTCTGCTTGATTTAATGCAATTCCGATTAGAAAATACAGGAGGGCATATTTCTCATCTGTCAGGTGCGGTTTTTGGTTTTATTTTTATTAAATTGCTTCAAAATGGAACTGATTTAAGTAAAATAGTATCTGGTTTTTTTGATTTTTTGGCTAATTTGTTTAAAAAATCCCCGTCAACTCCTTTCAAAAAAGTACACAAAAATTATAGTAAACCAATTGAAAAAGGAGCTTCCAGAATTGTCACAAAAGATAAAGCACAGCAACAAATCGATGAAATTTTAGATAAAATCAGCCAATCCGGTTATGATTGTCTGACCCAAGAAGAAAAAGAGTTTTTGTTCAAAGCAGGAAAATAAATCAGTAGATTACTGATTACAAAAAAGAAAAGATGAAGAACCTGTCATGGTTTAATAAAGGAATGTTTTTTTTGAATATAGTTTTGACTGTATTGACATTCAGCGCTTATCTTTTACCGTTTCTGGCTCCCAAAATTTTTCCGTTATTATCGGTTCTTACCTTATTCATGCCGTTATTCTTTATTTTGAATGGCTTGTTCTTTATTTATTGGGCGCTACAATTCAAGAAACGTATGATTCTCTCCGGATTAGTGTTGTTGATGGGTATTACTTTCATCAATAAATTCTATAAATTTTCCAGCAAAGATTTTCCGGAAAGCGAAAAAGATTTTACGGTAATGAGTTATAATGTGCGTTTGTTTAACGTGTTCAAATGGTTGGACAGAGATGATGTTCCTTCAGAAATTTTAGCTTTTATCAATGATAAAAATCCTGATATCCTTTGTATTCAGGAATTCTCTTCTTCTGCTGATATTGATTTGAAAGTTTATCCGCATAAGTATATTTTTATGGGTGGAAACCAAATTAAATCAGGTCAGGCTATTTTTTCTAAATTTCCTATTATTGCGGAAGGCAATATTGTTTTTCCAAATTCCAGTAACAATGTGATTTTTGCAGATATAAAAAAAGGGAAAGACATCATCAGAGTCTATAATATGCACTTGCAATCCATAAAAATATCGCCTGATGTTAATGAAATTAATGATAATATTGATGTCATCAATCAGCAAAAATCCCAATTATTGTATCATCGAATCAGTAAAGCCTTTAAGCAGCAACAACAACAAGCGGAGATGTTTAAAGAACACAAAAAAGACTGTGTTTATCCTGTAATTATTTGTGGTGATATGAATAACAGCGCCTTTTCTTATGTGTACAGAGACATCAAAGGTAAACTGAAAGATTGCTTTGAAGAAGCCGGAAAAGGATTTGGTGCTACGTATAAATTCAGGTATTATCCAGCCAGAATTGATTACATTTTAGCGGATGAAAAAATGAAAATCAAACAGTTTGAAAGCTTTCCTGAGTTTGTCAATTCAGATCATTATCCTATTATGGCGAAATTGGCTTTTGAATAAACGAATTTTTACTACTGTATTTTTTGGTTTTTCAAATAATCCAAAGCAAATTTACCTTCATTAAACAACACATCCAAAACGCTTAGATTATTGATAAAGCCATGTTTGTCATCAAAAACCTGAGTGTAACTTTCAAATTCAGACGTGTCTTTTTTTCCATTAGCGAGTTCTCTAAAATCGGTAATTATTGTAGTGTCTACCTCCTGAATGTATTCGGTTGTTGTTTCATACTCTAATTTCAATCTCATGGATTTTAAGATAAAATCAAATGTTTCGAAATTTAAATCCAGTAAATAGGTATGTTTTTTCTCGAAAATTGGACGGATATCGTCTTCAAAATATTCAAAAAAAGGAGAACTTCTGTATGCGGCTTCCAATGATTTGAAATGTTGTTTTTGCCACTCAAAATCATTTTCAATTTGAATGTCTTTTGTTTTTTGATGGCTTAATTTTGAATGTTTTACCGGTATATTCAAAAGTTGAATTCCGTTTGGGCTATAGATATACGTTCGGTTGCGATTGGTTTGTTTTTGGAAATTATCGGCTGTTTCAAATGTAATCCGTTCTGATTGCGTCAATGCAACAAAATGGCTGATGGAAGGGAAATAAGTAGGATGGATTAGAATGTCCATTTTTTATAAAGCTTTTAAAATTTTAAAGACAAAAGTCATAAAGTTATAATGAATATACCTTTATGACTTTTGATTTTATGACTTTTGATTAGTTTTTTTTCTCTTTTCTTCTTTTCCAGAAATATTCTCCAACAAAAAAGGCAACTAAACCGATTAAGAATATTTTGAAATACGATTGCGGTTCTCCTTCGCCGCTTACAGTGGTAAACAAACGTTCCCAACGAATTTTTTCTAACCCGCTTGCATTAGGGTCAATACTTAACCAGATAAAAATAGGTTTTCCTACGATATGATCTTCAGGAACAAATCCCCAATAACGGCTATCTTCAGAGCGGTGTCGGTTATCCCCCATCATCCAATAGTAATTTTGTTTAAAGGTATAAGTAGAGGTTACTTGGCCGTTAATTTTGATTTCGTCTCCGTTTACTTCTAATGTATTGTTTTCGTATGTAGTGATTATTCTTTTGTACAAAGGTAAATTCTCTTTGTTTAAAGTGATGGTTTTACCCGCTTCCGGAATTAACATAGGGCCATAATTATCAATAGTCCATTTGCCATCGTGTGGAAAAACGTCTGTTCCTTGTGGTTTTTTGTCAATATAGCGTACTACCGAATCGATGCTGGTATTGTTTCTTAAAACAGCCGCCGCTTTTAAAGTCAAATTTACATTGTTTTGGGCTTCATATTGTTCTTGTGCATAAATACCTGAACTTTGAATTACACTTAAAGGAATTCCTTTGAAGCCTGTTTGAATGGTATAGGAATGATCTGCATTTTCTCTTGCTGCAGTAACATAAGGTTTTATAGCCTCAGATTGGATTTCGTTGCTTGGTTTAATAATATAGGTTCTTGAAAATTCTGTTGAACCCGTCGCCATTAGAAGTTCATTTGAAACTCCTTTGGCTGCGTAAACGGTATGCTCGTATTGTGGTTTTGCCCGTTCCGGAAGTACTAATTCTTTGTTGTTTATGTAAACGATTCCGTCTTTGATTGCAAAAAGATCTCCAGGAGTTCCTTGGCATCTTTTTACATAATTCGATTTCTTGTCAATTGGTTTTATTACGCCGGGAGTTCCTTTTCTTTCGAAGAAATAATGTACGGTATCGGACGGCCAGTTGAATACTACAATATCGTTTTTGGCTACTTTCTGAAAAGAAGGAAGTCTTAAATAGGGCAATTCAGGCCAAGACAGATACGATTTGCTTTTTGTCAAAGGAATCGAATCATGAACCATAGGTAAGGCAACAGTAGTCATTGGGACTCTGGCGCCATAATTCATTTTGCTTACAAAAAGAAAATCACCAATTAATAAAGATTTCTCTAAAGAAGAGGTAGGAATGGTGTATGGTTGTACTAAATACGTATGAACTAAAGTCGCCACAATTACAGCAAAAAGTAATGAACTTAGCGTATCGGCGGCTTTATTTTCAGGATGAATGCTTCGGTCGGTGATGTAATTCAGCGGTTGTGTGTAATTGATATAAAAGATATATAATCCACAAGTAACAATTCCTAAAACGGTATCTAAGGTACTTCTTTTTCCAAAGCTTCTTAACGTTTCTACCCAGATAACCGGAAACATAATCAGGTTAATAATTGGAATAAAAAGTAAAATCGTCCACCAAGTAGGGCGACCGATGATTTTCATTAAAACAATTGCATTATATATCGGAACAGCAGCCTGCCAGCGTTTTCTTCCGGCACTTTCGTATAGTTTCCATGTTCCCAAAAAGTGGATTATTTGTATCAGTAAAAAAAATACAAACCATTGATATAGTGTCATAATGTGTTTATTTTTTGATTAATAAGCCTTCTGATTTAAAAAATCAACAGGCTTTTGTCTATTTTTTATGTTCTAAATTTAATACGTCTTTCATTGTAAATATTCCGTGTTTCCCCACAATCCATTCTGCAGCAATAACGGCACCCAGAGCAAATCCTTCCCGATTGTGTGCGGTGTGTTTTATTTCGATAGCATCTACTACAGATTCATAAGTCACGGTGTGTGTGCCCGGTACATCTCCTATTCTTTTAGCTTCGATATGAATTTGCTTCGCCAGTTCGCTATCGCTCGGGTGATTGGAATCCGGATTTTCTAATGTCCAGTTTGTATAATTGCTGTTTTCAATTACTCCTTTTGCTAATGAAATTGCGGTTCCGCTTGGCGCATCAAGTTTTTGGGTATGATGAATCTCTTCCATGGTTACTTTATAGGAATCAAATTGTGCCATTATTTTGGCTAAATATTCATTCAATTCAAAGAAAATATTTACGCCTAAACTAAAGTTTGAACTAGAAATAAATCCGCCATTTTTTGCTGTACAAAGTGCCGCCATTTCGTCATAACGGTCTAACCAGCCTGTTGTTCCTGAAATTACCGGAACATTAGCATGAAAGCAACTTGAAATATTATCTACAGCAGCAGATGGGACACTAAAGTCTATGGCAACATCGGCATCAGACAATCCTTCATAGGTATTAAATTCGTCTTTTTTCAAAACAATTTCATGACCTCTTTCTGTAGCAATTCTCTCAATTACCTGACCCATTTTTCCGTATCCTAAAAGCGCAATTTTCATTTATTTTTTATATTTGAAATTAAAAATTAAAGCGTAGACTGTTGTATTATCAACTCTTTAAAAATTATAATTAATAGTTAGTCCAACATTTGTTTTGAATGTTACATCATTCGGATAGATTATTGGTCTTAACGATAGATTTTCGTCGACATTAAATTGTATTAAAGCTGCATCAACATTAGCGTCAATGATATTTAAGGCATAAAAAGCTAAAGTGATTAAAGCAGATAAATCTCTATTTCGTTGGTAAAATTTCTGACCCGCAATCAATCGGGTTTTATCTAAGTAGCTAAAATCATCATCGGTGTACCCTTCTAATCGGCGTTTGTACGCATCACGATACTGATGGTATTTTTTATTATTGTCAATGTAAAAATAGAGGCTGGTTCCCATCGCACCATAAACAAGTGGGATTTTCCAGTATTTTTTATTGTAGGCTTGTCCTAAACCCGGTAAAACTGCCGAATAAAAAGCTGCTTTTGCCGGAGTTAACGGGTCAATATCATTCGATTTTAAAGTGTCTTTTGCGACAAGGACTGTATCCGTTTTTGTTTGTGCAAAAACGGTTGCGTTTCCTAAAATAAAAAGGAATAGCCCTATGGAAATGATTTTATGCACTATCCGTTTATTAGTTTGATGATTCTGTTCAAATCCTCTTCGGATTGAAAGGGTATTGTAATTTTACCTTTCCCATTTCCGGCTACTTTAACGTCTACTTTAGTTCCAAAATAGGTGTTGAATGTATTTTTTTGAGCATCATTAATATCAAAAGAGGCTGTTTTAGCTTTTCCTTCCGGTTTTGGTTTTAAACTTTCCTGGTAGTTTTTTACTAAAGCTTCCGTATCCCGAACCGAAAGATTCTGGCTTACAATTTTTTGATAAATATCAGTTTGAATATCTTGATCTTCAATATTGATTATAGCGCGACCATGTCCCATACTGATGAAACCGTCTCGAATTCCTGTTTGAATGATGGGGTCTAGTTTCAAAAGTCTCAAATAATTCGCAATCGTAGAGCGTTTTTTACCCACACGTTCACTCATTTGTTCCTGAGTTAATTGAATTTCATCAATCAATCTTTGGTACGAAAGTGCAATTTCTATCGGGTCCAAATCATGACGCTGAATATTTTCCACCAAGGCCATAACCAAGGATTCGTTGTCATTAGCAATTCGGATGTAAGCGGGTACAGTAGTCAGTCCCACCAAGGTAGATGCCCGAAGACGTCGCTCTCCCGAAATTAATTGGTATTTATTGAAGTCTAATTTTCGAACGGTAATGGGTTGAATCACCCCCAATTCTTTTATAGAAGTTGCCAGTTCTCTTAACGATTCCTCGTTGAAATTACTTCTGGGCTGAAACGGATTTATTTCTATAGCATCAATTTCAAGCTCTATAATATTTCCAACAACTTTATCCGCATTTTTGTCGTTAACCGATTTTATATCGTTTTCCGGATCTTTCAACAAGGCAGATAATCCTCTTCCTAAGGCTTGTTTTTTCAGTGCTTTTGCCATAAATTATTTGCTATTTTTCTTAATCACTTCTTGCGCTAAATGCAGGTAATTGGTAGCTCCTTTGCTGGTGGCATCATAATTTATAATACTTTCCCCAAAACTCGGTGCTTCGCTCAATTTTACATTTCTTTGAATTATGGTTTCAAAAACCATATCGTTAAAATGCTTTTGAACCTCTTCGACCACTTGGTTTGATAAACGCAATCTGGAGTCAAACATGGTCAATAATAATCCTTCGATGTCTAAATCTGCATTGTGGATTTTTTGAATGCTTTTGATTGTATTCAAAAGCTTCCCTAAACCTTCTAATGCAAAATATTCACATTGAATCGGAATAATTACAGAATCAGCCGCTGTCAGTGCATTCAAAGTCAGTAATCCCAGTGAAGGTGCGCAATCTATGATAATATAATCGTAATCGTCTTTGATGCTTTCCAATGCTTTTTTAAGCATGTACTCCCTGTTTTCTTTGTCGACTAATTCAATTTCTATCGCAACCAAGTCGATATGCGACGGAATTACATCCACGTTTGGAGCAGTACATTTTATAATAGCTTCTTTGGGAGTATGGCTGTGTTCTAAAATTTGGTAGGTTCCTATTTCGATAGTTTCAACATCAATACCCAGGCCTGATGTGGCATTAGCTTGAGGATCAGCATCTATTAGTAATACTTTTTTTTCTAAAACACCCAATGAAGCGGCTAGATTTACTGATGTTGTAGTCTTTCCAACCCCTCCTTTTTGATTAGCAATCGCGATGATTTTGCCCATTTATTTTTCTAAATTTTGAACCGTAAAAATACAATTAATTATCGTTTTTGAAAATCTATTTTGTTAACATTTGTTAAAGTCTGATTCCTCGCCATTTGAACGATTTGTGTTTTATAAATGTAAGACTCTTTTTCAGGAGCTGTTCCAACTGTGCGTTACAAGTTCTTGCTGGAGTTCCTTTTTTTTCAATGTCATAAAAGGAGCTTCCTTTGGTCGCTCTTTTCTGTCTGGAAAAAAATAGGAACTCCAGCGGCGAAGCTTTCCACTTCCATTTGGGCTAGGCCATTTGCAACATTAACGACTTGAATTTTGGTTACAATAATACCTAAATCAGCAATTAATGTCAATATGCCGTTATTAGCTTAATATAAAAGGTTGCGGTTTTTATTTAGGCCTATTAGAACCTTATTTTTTCTGTTTACTTTTACTCATTAAAAATTAGCTCTTATTTCTGAAATTATTTTGCAAAAGTAAAAAATAGTTCTATATTTGCACCCGCTTTCGGGGTGTAGCGTAGCTCGGTTATCGCGCCTGCTTTGGGAGCAGGAGGTCGCAGGTTCGAATCCTGCCACCCCGACAAAATCCTTTCTGTGTATTCAGGAGGGATTTTTTTATTGCATAATAACAAAAACTGATTATTAGGTTTCTGTATTCTACTAATTATGCCTTATTTTTGTACTGTTTAAAATATAAAAAACACCTTTACTATGTCTGATACAATCGAAAAAATTAAATGTCTTATTATAGGTTCTGGTCCAGCAGGTTATACTGCAGCAATTTATGCCGCCAGAGCGAATATGAATCCCATTTTGTACCAAGGAATGCAGCCTGGAGGTCAATTGACCACTACAAATGAAGTAGAAAATTTCCCGGGTTATGTTGATGGTGTTACAGGACCTGAAATGATGGTGCAATTACAAGCTCAAGCGCAGCGTTTTGGTGCTGATGTTCGTGATGGTTGGGCTACAAAGGTTGATTTTTCAGGTGATATTCATAAAGTTTGGATTAACGACAGCATCGAATTGCATTGTGAAACAGTAATTATTTCAACAGGTGCTTCGGCTAAATATTTAGGATTACCATCGGAACAGCATTATTTAAAAATGGGTGGTGGAGTTTCTGCTTGTGCAGTTTGTGACGGTTTTTTCTACAGAAACCAAGAAGTAGTAATTGTTGGAGCTGGAGATTCTGCTTGTGAAGAAGCACATTATTTGTCTAAACTTTGTAAAAAAGTAACCATGTTAGTGCGTAGCGAGAAATTCAGAGCTTCAAAAATCATGGAAGAACGTGTTCGCAAAACGGAAAATATTACTATACTTATGAATCACGATACTGTAGAAGTATTAGGGGACGAACAAGTGGTTACCGGTGTGAAAGCAAAAAATAAAACAACAGGCGAAATTTTTGATATTGAGGCAACAGGATTCTTTGTTGCGATTGGTCACAAACCCAATACCGATATTTTTAAAGAGTATCTGACATTAGATGAAACCGGATATATTGTTAATACGCCGGGAACTTCAAAAACCAATGTTGCAGGTGTTTTTGTTGCAGGAGATGCTGCCGATCATGTGTATCGTCAAGCCATTACTGCCGCAGGAACTGGATGTATGGCTGCTCTTGATGCAGAACGTTATTTGGCCGCAAAAGAATAATCGACAGCAAAAAGTATGGTATAAAAAAGTCCTGATTAGTTTATAATCAGGACTTTTTGTTTTTATAAGCTGTTTACTATTTTAATTTTTTGAGCAGTTTGGCTTCGTCAGCAAATTGTCTTATTTCTATTTTTGAATTTCCTAAAAGTTGGATTTCCGATTTCTCTTTGGCGTCAATAGTAATCGTAGTTTCTGCAAAAATGCTACAATTGCTATAACTTTCGGTAGTTAAATCCACATTTTTTACGGTCAGTTTATTTCCTGTTAAAACCGAATTATTGTCCATGCGTATCACTGCATTTGTAACATCACCTTCAAGATTTGCATTGGCCTTTTCATATACAT
This region of Flavobacterium lacustre genomic DNA includes:
- a CDS encoding ParA family protein, coding for MGKIIAIANQKGGVGKTTTSVNLAASLGVLEKKVLLIDADPQANATSGLGIDVETIEIGTYQILEHSHTPKEAIIKCTAPNVDVIPSHIDLVAIEIELVDKENREYMLKKALESIKDDYDYIIIDCAPSLGLLTLNALTAADSVIIPIQCEYFALEGLGKLLNTIKSIQKIHNADLDIEGLLLTMFDSRLRLSNQVVEEVQKHFNDMVFETIIQRNVKLSEAPSFGESIINYDATSKGATNYLHLAQEVIKKNSK
- the lepB gene encoding signal peptidase I — protein: MTLYQWFVFFLLIQIIHFLGTWKLYESAGRKRWQAAVPIYNAIVLMKIIGRPTWWTILLFIPIINLIMFPVIWVETLRSFGKRSTLDTVLGIVTCGLYIFYINYTQPLNYITDRSIHPENKAADTLSSLLFAVIVATLVHTYLVQPYTIPTSSLEKSLLIGDFLFVSKMNYGARVPMTTVALPMVHDSIPLTKSKSYLSWPELPYLRLPSFQKVAKNDIVVFNWPSDTVHYFFERKGTPGVIKPIDKKSNYVKRCQGTPGDLFAIKDGIVYINNKELVLPERAKPQYEHTVYAAKGVSNELLMATGSTEFSRTYIIKPSNEIQSEAIKPYVTAARENADHSYTIQTGFKGIPLSVIQSSGIYAQEQYEAQNNVNLTLKAAAVLRNNTSIDSVVRYIDKKPQGTDVFPHDGKWTIDNYGPMLIPEAGKTITLNKENLPLYKRIITTYENNTLEVNGDEIKINGQVTSTYTFKQNYYWMMGDNRHRSEDSRYWGFVPEDHIVGKPIFIWLSIDPNASGLEKIRWERLFTTVSGEGEPQSYFKIFLIGLVAFFVGEYFWKRRKEKKN
- a CDS encoding endonuclease/exonuclease/phosphatase family protein, with translation MKNLSWFNKGMFFLNIVLTVLTFSAYLLPFLAPKIFPLLSVLTLFMPLFFILNGLFFIYWALQFKKRMILSGLVLLMGITFINKFYKFSSKDFPESEKDFTVMSYNVRLFNVFKWLDRDDVPSEILAFINDKNPDILCIQEFSSSADIDLKVYPHKYIFMGGNQIKSGQAIFSKFPIIAEGNIVFPNSSNNVIFADIKKGKDIIRVYNMHLQSIKISPDVNEINDNIDVINQQKSQLLYHRISKAFKQQQQQAEMFKEHKKDCVYPVIICGDMNNSAFSYVYRDIKGKLKDCFEEAGKGFGATYKFRYYPARIDYILADEKMKIKQFESFPEFVNSDHYPIMAKLAFE
- a CDS encoding DUF5683 domain-containing protein — translated: MHKIISIGLFLFILGNATVFAQTKTDTVLVAKDTLKSNDIDPLTPAKAAFYSAVLPGLGQAYNKKYWKIPLVYGAMGTSLYFYIDNNKKYHQYRDAYKRRLEGYTDDDFSYLDKTRLIAGQKFYQRNRDLSALITLAFYALNIIDANVDAALIQFNVDENLSLRPIIYPNDVTFKTNVGLTINYNF
- a CDS encoding rhomboid family intramembrane serine protease, which encodes MRNVTETVKQLIIINVLFFIGTLILGDSAYKILALHFPENPAFGFWQPLSHMFMHGGFMHIFFNMFALYSFGSALEHMWGSKKFLFFYISCGLGSALLHTGVNYYYFQESLNTLMANGFPKSEILQVLNEGKIDTRWQELLSVSDFQNFTSAYLGTAVGASGAIYGIIVAFAFMFPNAELALMFIPVPIKAKYFVPGLVLVDLYLGISGKSIFGGGGIAHFAHVGGALFGFIIMWYWKKNQFNQNRWN
- the trxB gene encoding thioredoxin-disulfide reductase, coding for MSDTIEKIKCLIIGSGPAGYTAAIYAARANMNPILYQGMQPGGQLTTTNEVENFPGYVDGVTGPEMMVQLQAQAQRFGADVRDGWATKVDFSGDIHKVWINDSIELHCETVIISTGASAKYLGLPSEQHYLKMGGGVSACAVCDGFFYRNQEVVIVGAGDSACEEAHYLSKLCKKVTMLVRSEKFRASKIMEERVRKTENITILMNHDTVEVLGDEQVVTGVKAKNKTTGEIFDIEATGFFVAIGHKPNTDIFKEYLTLDETGYIVNTPGTSKTNVAGVFVAGDAADHVYRQAITAAGTGCMAALDAERYLAAKE
- a CDS encoding WbqC family protein, translated to MDILIHPTYFPSISHFVALTQSERITFETADNFQKQTNRNRTYIYSPNGIQLLNIPVKHSKLSHQKTKDIQIENDFEWQKQHFKSLEAAYRSSPFFEYFEDDIRPIFEKKHTYLLDLNFETFDFILKSMRLKLEYETTTEYIQEVDTTIITDFRELANGKKDTSEFESYTQVFDDKHGFINNLSVLDVLFNEGKFALDYLKNQKIQ
- the dapB gene encoding 4-hydroxy-tetrahydrodipicolinate reductase, whose product is MKIALLGYGKMGQVIERIATERGHEIVLKKDEFNTYEGLSDADVAIDFSVPSAAVDNISSCFHANVPVISGTTGWLDRYDEMAALCTAKNGGFISSSNFSLGVNIFFELNEYLAKIMAQFDSYKVTMEEIHHTQKLDAPSGTAISLAKGVIENSNYTNWTLENPDSNHPSDSELAKQIHIEAKRIGDVPGTHTVTYESVVDAIEIKHTAHNREGFALGAVIAAEWIVGKHGIFTMKDVLNLEHKK
- a CDS encoding rhomboid family intramembrane serine protease; protein product: MSSIIDDLKLQYKLGGMPFKLIVWNVICFLLSLFFYSFKRGTFDFPEWIALSSDPSVFVMKPWTLLTYAFFHDGFGHLFFNMLVLNFSGNLFLTYFTPKQFLGLYVLSAVFAGIAFVSGFYFLNLSSSIVGASAAIMAILVATTTYYPLMNVRLLLIGNVKLWHITAVILLLDLMQFRLENTGGHISHLSGAVFGFIFIKLLQNGTDLSKIVSGFFDFLANLFKKSPSTPFKKVHKNYSKPIEKGASRIVTKDKAQQQIDEILDKISQSGYDCLTQEEKEFLFKAGK
- a CDS encoding ParB/RepB/Spo0J family partition protein, with translation MAKALKKQALGRGLSALLKDPENDIKSVNDKNADKVVGNIIELEIDAIEINPFQPRSNFNEESLRELATSIKELGVIQPITVRKLDFNKYQLISGERRLRASTLVGLTTVPAYIRIANDNESLVMALVENIQRHDLDPIEIALSYQRLIDEIQLTQEQMSERVGKKRSTIANYLRLLKLDPIIQTGIRDGFISMGHGRAIINIEDQDIQTDIYQKIVSQNLSVRDTEALVKNYQESLKPKPEGKAKTASFDINDAQKNTFNTYFGTKVDVKVAGNGKGKITIPFQSEEDLNRIIKLING